The following proteins are encoded in a genomic region of Catellatospora sp. TT07R-123:
- a CDS encoding CoA-acylating methylmalonate-semialdehyde dehydrogenase, with product MELGYITHFVNGKAWEHGAVRQGEVYDPATGRVSAMVDFASATDVDTVVRAADRAARSWRDASLAKRTAVMFAVRQIIHERRAELAAAITAEHGKVLSDAAGEVQRGLEVVEFACGIPTSQRGFFSENVSTEVDSYSIRQALGVVAVISPFNFPAMVPLWFVPIAIACGNAVVLKPSEKDPSASVLLAQWFAEAGLPEGVFNVVHGDKEAVDALLTHRMVKAVSFVGSTPIARYVYETGTAYGKRVQALGGAKNHMVVLPDADLDLAADAAVSAGFGSAGERCMAISVVVAVDPVGDELVDKISERVARIRTGDGRRDCDMGPLVTKVHRDKVSSYVDAGERAGARLVVDGRGVAADGEATGFWLGPTLFDHVTPQMSVYTDEIFGPVLSVVRATSYDEALELVNGNPYGNGTAIYTNDGGAARRFQHEVEVGMVGVNVPIPVPMAYFSFGGWKASLFGDTHAHGAEGVHFYTRGKVVTSRWLDPHHGGVNLGFPTQH from the coding sequence TTCGTGAACGGCAAGGCGTGGGAGCACGGCGCCGTCCGGCAGGGCGAGGTCTACGACCCGGCCACCGGCCGCGTCAGCGCCATGGTGGACTTCGCCTCGGCGACCGACGTCGACACCGTCGTGCGCGCCGCCGACCGGGCCGCCCGGTCCTGGCGCGACGCGTCGCTGGCCAAGCGCACCGCGGTCATGTTCGCGGTGCGGCAGATCATCCACGAGCGGCGGGCGGAGCTGGCCGCGGCGATCACCGCCGAGCACGGCAAGGTGCTGTCCGACGCGGCCGGGGAGGTGCAGCGCGGGCTGGAGGTGGTCGAGTTCGCCTGCGGCATCCCGACCTCGCAGCGCGGCTTCTTCAGCGAGAACGTGTCGACCGAGGTGGACTCGTACTCGATCCGGCAGGCGCTGGGCGTGGTCGCCGTGATCTCGCCGTTCAACTTCCCGGCGATGGTGCCGCTGTGGTTCGTGCCGATCGCGATCGCCTGCGGCAACGCGGTGGTGCTCAAGCCGAGTGAGAAGGACCCCAGCGCCTCGGTGCTGCTGGCGCAGTGGTTCGCCGAGGCGGGCCTGCCCGAGGGCGTGTTCAACGTGGTGCACGGCGACAAGGAGGCCGTGGACGCGCTGCTGACGCACCGGATGGTCAAGGCGGTGTCGTTCGTGGGCTCGACCCCGATCGCCCGCTACGTCTACGAGACCGGCACCGCGTACGGCAAGCGGGTGCAGGCGCTGGGCGGGGCCAAGAACCATATGGTGGTCCTGCCCGACGCCGACCTGGACCTGGCCGCCGACGCGGCGGTCAGCGCCGGGTTCGGCTCGGCGGGCGAGCGCTGCATGGCCATCTCGGTCGTGGTGGCGGTCGACCCGGTCGGCGACGAGCTGGTCGACAAGATCAGCGAACGGGTGGCGCGCATCCGCACCGGTGACGGCCGCCGTGACTGCGACATGGGCCCGCTGGTCACGAAGGTGCACCGGGACAAGGTGTCGTCGTACGTGGACGCGGGGGAGCGGGCCGGGGCGCGGCTGGTGGTCGACGGCCGGGGGGTGGCCGCCGACGGCGAGGCGACCGGGTTCTGGCTCGGGCCGACGCTGTTCGACCATGTCACGCCGCAGATGTCGGTCTACACCGACGAGATCTTCGGCCCGGTGCTCAGCGTGGTCCGCGCGACGTCGTACGACGAGGCGCTGGAGCTGGTCAACGGCAACCCGTACGGCAACGGCACGGCGATCTACACCAACGACGGCGGCGCCGCCCGGCGCTTCCAGCACGAGGTCGAGGTCGGCATGGTCGGCGTCAACGTGCCCATCCCGGTGCCGATGGCCTACTTCTCCTTCGGCGGCTGGAAGGCGTCGCTGTTCGGCGACACCCACGCCCACGGCGCCGAGGGCGTCCACTTCTACACCCGGGGCAAGGTCGTCACCAGCCGGTGGCTCGACCCGCACCACGGCGGCGTCAACCTGGGCTTCCCGACCCAGCACTGA